A window of the Streptomyces sp. NBC_00454 genome harbors these coding sequences:
- a CDS encoding MFS transporter: protein MPGPPAGPPPGPPPSPPTRLPALLRANPDFRRLLCASAFSLTGDWFTLVALSGFVYRQTGSAALTAVLFAVNSLPRVALVPLIGPLTDGFDRRRLRIACDLGAVVPVFGLLAALRLGSVPLAFCCLALLSAFAAVSSPLPETVLPNLVDDRDLPAAQAALGGVYSGGLLVGAGLGGLVAAVGGASVTLLVDALSFAASALLVGRIRRPFATAVPDHRMRVRADSAELGRFVRATPPVVAYLWLTAGLRLSYGMVGLLPVYALARFHVGESGVGALYLAQGVGAVLGPFVGRRLAGGSQHRRFYVTSGGLAVFGAGYLALAQADHLALGMAAAAVGHVGVGACGILSVNGLQMASPDHIRGRVMVLAFGLAAGLQGVSALAIGPLASAFGMAAATRAFAVLALVWATVWMMRLERTLRSRA from the coding sequence ATGCCCGGACCGCCGGCCGGACCGCCGCCCGGACCGCCCCCGTCACCTCCCACCCGCCTCCCCGCGCTGCTGCGGGCCAATCCCGACTTCCGGCGGCTGCTCTGTGCCTCGGCGTTCAGCCTGACCGGGGACTGGTTCACCCTGGTCGCGCTGAGCGGGTTCGTGTACCGGCAGACCGGGTCGGCCGCGCTGACGGCGGTGCTGTTCGCCGTCAACTCCCTTCCCCGGGTGGCCCTGGTCCCGCTCATCGGTCCGCTGACCGACGGCTTCGACCGGCGGCGGCTGCGGATCGCCTGCGATCTCGGCGCGGTGGTGCCGGTCTTCGGGCTGCTGGCCGCCCTGCGGCTGGGGTCGGTGCCGCTCGCGTTCTGCTGTCTGGCCCTGCTGTCGGCGTTCGCCGCGGTGTCCAGCCCGCTCCCCGAGACCGTGCTGCCCAACCTGGTGGACGACCGGGACCTGCCGGCAGCCCAGGCCGCGCTCGGCGGCGTGTACTCCGGCGGACTGCTGGTCGGCGCCGGGCTCGGCGGACTGGTCGCCGCGGTGGGCGGCGCCTCCGTCACGCTGCTCGTGGACGCGCTCTCGTTCGCCGCCTCCGCCCTCCTCGTCGGCCGGATCCGCCGCCCCTTCGCGACGGCCGTCCCCGACCACCGGATGCGGGTTCGCGCCGATTCCGCGGAGCTGGGGCGGTTCGTACGGGCCACGCCGCCCGTGGTCGCGTACCTGTGGCTGACCGCCGGACTGCGGCTCTCCTACGGCATGGTCGGACTGCTGCCCGTCTACGCCCTGGCCCGCTTCCACGTCGGGGAGTCGGGGGTCGGCGCCCTGTACCTCGCCCAGGGCGTCGGAGCCGTCCTCGGCCCCTTCGTCGGCCGGCGGCTCGCCGGTGGTTCGCAGCACCGGCGGTTCTACGTGACCTCGGGCGGCCTGGCCGTCTTCGGCGCCGGATACCTGGCCCTGGCCCAGGCCGACCACCTGGCCCTGGGCATGGCCGCCGCCGCGGTGGGCCACGTAGGGGTCGGCGCGTGCGGGATCCTTTCCGTCAACGGCCTGCAAATGGCCAGCCCCGACCACATCCGGGGCCGGGTCATGGTCCTGGCCTTCGGTCTGGCCGCGGGCCTGCAGGGCGTCTCCGCCCTCGCCATCGGCCCGCTGGCCTCAGCCTTCGGCATGGCGGCCGCCACCCGCGCGTTCGCGGTCCTCGCCCTCGTCTGGGCCACGGTCTGGATGATGCGCCTGGAGCGCACGCTCCGGAGCCGGGCCTAG
- the kdpA gene encoding potassium-transporting ATPase subunit KdpA, giving the protein MSPVLAGVLQLLALIAALALSYRPLGDYMARVYSSKKHWAPEKWIYKAIGANPSAEMRWPAYLRGVLAFSAVSVLFLYLLQRVQGGLPGSLGFASIKPDQAFNTAVSFVSNTNWQSYAGEQAMGPLVQTGGLAVQNFLSAAVGMAVAVALVRGFARSRTGELGNFWSDLVRGTVRILLPLSAIGAVVLVACGVIQNFSGIHEVGQFLGGQQQWNGGAAASQDAIKQLGTNGGGYFNANAAHPFENPTPFSNLFQIFLMLLIPFSLTRTFGRMVGSVRQGYAILATMVTIWLGFTALMMWTEFSHHGPALQAAGGAMEGKETRFGIGASAIFSVATTLTSTGTVNSFHSSYTGLGGGIQLLGMQLGEIAPGGVGSGLYGMLIMAIIAVFIAGLMVGRTPEYLGKKIGTREIKFAACYILITPTLVLGFTALAMALPTPVTSMSNGGAHGFSEVLYAYTSAGNNNGSAFAGLNANTQWFNTTTGLAMLLGRFLPMVFVLALAGSLSEQQPVPATAGTLRTEKPLFTFLLVGTIIIVTGLTYFPALALGPLAEGLAS; this is encoded by the coding sequence ATGAGTCCCGTTCTTGCCGGGGTGCTCCAGCTGCTCGCGCTCATCGCGGCACTGGCCCTCTCCTACCGCCCGCTGGGCGACTACATGGCCCGCGTCTACTCCTCGAAGAAGCACTGGGCCCCCGAGAAGTGGATCTACAAGGCCATCGGCGCCAACCCGTCGGCCGAAATGCGCTGGCCCGCGTACCTGCGCGGCGTCCTCGCCTTCTCGGCGGTGAGCGTCCTCTTCCTCTACCTCCTCCAGCGCGTCCAGGGCGGCCTGCCCGGCTCGCTGGGCTTCGCCTCCATCAAGCCGGACCAGGCCTTCAACACGGCCGTCTCCTTCGTGTCGAACACGAACTGGCAGTCGTACGCCGGCGAGCAGGCCATGGGCCCGCTCGTCCAGACCGGCGGCCTGGCCGTACAGAACTTCCTCTCCGCCGCGGTCGGCATGGCCGTGGCGGTGGCCCTCGTACGGGGCTTCGCGCGCTCCCGTACCGGCGAGCTCGGCAACTTCTGGTCGGACCTGGTCCGCGGCACCGTCCGCATCCTGCTGCCCCTGTCGGCGATCGGCGCGGTGGTGCTGGTGGCCTGCGGGGTCATCCAGAACTTCTCCGGGATCCACGAGGTCGGCCAGTTCCTGGGCGGGCAGCAGCAGTGGAACGGTGGCGCGGCCGCCTCACAGGACGCCATCAAGCAGCTGGGCACCAACGGCGGCGGCTACTTCAACGCCAACGCCGCCCACCCCTTCGAGAACCCGACCCCCTTCTCGAACCTCTTCCAGATCTTCCTGATGCTCCTCATCCCGTTCTCCCTGACCCGCACCTTCGGCCGCATGGTCGGCTCGGTCCGCCAGGGCTACGCGATCCTCGCCACGATGGTGACCATCTGGCTCGGCTTCACCGCCCTGATGATGTGGACGGAATTCAGCCACCACGGGCCGGCGCTCCAGGCGGCCGGCGGGGCGATGGAGGGCAAGGAGACCCGCTTCGGGATCGGCGCCTCCGCGATCTTCTCGGTCGCCACGACGCTGACCTCGACCGGCACGGTCAACTCCTTCCACTCCTCCTACACGGGGCTCGGCGGCGGAATCCAGCTGCTGGGCATGCAGCTCGGCGAGATCGCCCCCGGCGGCGTCGGCTCCGGGCTCTACGGGATGCTGATCATGGCGATCATCGCGGTGTTCATCGCCGGTCTGATGGTCGGCCGGACCCCCGAGTACCTGGGCAAGAAGATCGGCACCCGCGAGATCAAGTTCGCGGCCTGCTACATCCTGATCACCCCGACGCTGGTCCTCGGCTTCACGGCCCTCGCGATGGCCCTGCCCACCCCGGTCACCTCGATGTCCAACGGCGGCGCGCACGGCTTCTCCGAGGTCCTCTACGCCTACACCTCGGCCGGCAACAACAACGGCTCGGCCTTCGCCGGACTGAACGCCAACACCCAGTGGTTCAACACGACCACCGGACTGGCGATGCTCCTCGGCCGCTTCCTGCCGATGGTCTTCGTCCTCGCACTGGCCGGCTCGCTCTCCGAACAGCAGCCGGTCCCCGCCACCGCGGGCACCCTGCGCACCGAGAAGCCGCTGTTCACCTTCCTCCTCGTCGGCACGATCATCATCGTCACCGGCCTCACCTACTTCCCGGCGCTGGCGCTGGGCCCGCTCGCCGAAGGGCTCGCCTCATGA
- a CDS encoding 3-oxoacyl-[acyl-carrier-protein] synthase III C-terminal domain-containing protein, with the protein MSASETATVTAAHAYSFPYRISGVGAQIGDIISVEDWAGLAHIPHRKRAGKEVSGADIERILGVASKSWDRERFGSLDSVVDVARQALRSARAEPGDIDAVFVATCTPYEIMLDQDAFNLLRRLRIPDGVPPFQLGAGCGGLSRVAAHLARTRAKRALVISYNAASPIGIDDNGVISQYRGEGEGGSGGGHPFAHTLWCSGALFSDAATALVFERDETFDGVGFYSRDSLDFGGEPGFSDPLIHYPGGGAAHPPGFPGSAELSAFGLNGPELARYYSRGMMLNQETMDAHRPGFVDEVRRIYTHQAGPALVEDYHRLAGLDARKAPAHARELGNLVTSATPVLFYTDVVNGLVDGGDTVCFSVIGAGPERGAFLVRVSIPGEVTVTAPLPPVPAAVEAARADGPARADGPDPADPADRAARTTATA; encoded by the coding sequence ATGTCTGCCTCGGAAACGGCCACCGTCACCGCCGCGCACGCGTACTCGTTCCCCTATCGGATTTCCGGAGTCGGAGCCCAGATCGGCGACATCATCTCCGTCGAGGACTGGGCCGGGCTCGCACACATACCGCACCGCAAACGCGCCGGAAAGGAAGTCTCCGGCGCCGATATCGAGCGCATCCTCGGGGTCGCTTCCAAGAGCTGGGACCGCGAGCGGTTCGGTTCGCTCGACAGCGTCGTCGACGTCGCCCGCCAGGCCCTGCGCTCGGCCCGCGCGGAGCCCGGCGACATCGATGCGGTCTTCGTCGCCACGTGCACCCCGTACGAGATCATGCTCGACCAGGACGCCTTCAACCTGCTGCGACGCCTGCGCATCCCCGACGGCGTGCCGCCCTTCCAGCTGGGCGCCGGCTGCGGCGGGCTGTCCCGCGTCGCCGCCCATCTCGCCCGGACGCGGGCCAAGCGCGCGCTGGTGATCTCGTACAACGCCGCCAGTCCCATCGGGATCGACGACAACGGCGTGATTTCCCAGTACCGCGGCGAGGGCGAGGGCGGTTCCGGCGGCGGGCATCCCTTCGCGCACACCCTGTGGTGCTCCGGCGCGCTGTTCTCCGATGCCGCCACCGCGCTCGTATTCGAGCGGGACGAAACCTTCGACGGCGTCGGATTCTATTCGCGCGATTCCCTCGATTTCGGCGGCGAGCCCGGATTCAGCGATCCGCTCATCCATTACCCGGGTGGCGGCGCCGCCCACCCGCCGGGTTTCCCCGGTTCCGCCGAACTCTCCGCATTCGGACTCAACGGCCCGGAGTTGGCCCGCTATTACTCGCGCGGCATGATGCTGAACCAGGAGACCATGGACGCGCACCGGCCCGGTTTCGTGGACGAGGTCCGGCGCATCTACACCCACCAGGCCGGGCCGGCCCTGGTCGAGGACTACCACCGGCTCGCCGGGCTGGACGCGCGCAAGGCCCCCGCGCACGCCCGTGAACTCGGCAATCTGGTCACCTCCGCGACCCCGGTGCTCTTCTACACCGATGTCGTCAACGGCCTGGTCGACGGGGGCGACACCGTCTGCTTCTCCGTCATCGGCGCGGGTCCCGAGCGCGGGGCCTTCCTCGTACGGGTCTCGATCCCGGGCGAGGTCACCGTCACCGCGCCCCTGCCGCCGGTCCCGGCCGCCGTCGAAGCCGCCCGGGCCGACGGGCCCGCCCGGGCCGACGGACCCGACCCGGCCGACCCGGCCGACCGAGCCGCGAGAACCACCGCCACCGCGTAG
- the kdpB gene encoding potassium-transporting ATPase subunit KdpB has protein sequence MSTITPTRAPHGDLPSGHKPEKARIGGGIFDPKQLLKSFPDAVRKLDPRVMVKSPVMFVVLIGSVLTTALAISDPGNLFGWAITGWLWLTTIFANLAEAVAEGRGKAQADTLRKAKTDTVARRLNGAVEETVPGTELRIGDLVVCEAGDIIPGDGDVVEGVASVDESAITGESAPVIRESGGDRSAVTGGTKVLSDRIVIKITTKPGETFIDRMIALVEGAARQKTPNEIALNILLASLTIVFLLAVVTLQPFAMYAHAEQSMIVLTALLVCLIPTTIGALLSAIGIAGMDRLVQRNVLAMSGRAVEAAGDVSTLLLDKTGTITLGNRQASEFVPVKGTTEAELADAAQLSSLADETPEGRSIVVLAKEKYGLRERHQGELSHATWIEFTAQTRMSGVDVDGKQTRKGATGSVITWVKEQGGTVAEDAQALTDRISEAGGTPLLVAVKDDSGARVLGVIHLKDVVKEGMRERFDELRRMGIKTIMITGDNPLTAKAIAEEAGVDDFLAEATPEDKMALIKREQAGGKLVAMTGDGTNDAPALAQADVGVAMNTGTSAAKEAGNMVDLDSNPTKLIEIVEIGKQLLITRGALTTFSIANDVAKYFAIIPAMFAVVYPGLDKLNIMGLSSPNSAILSAVIFNALVIIALVPLALKGVQYRPTSADKMLRRNLTLYGLGGLIAPFIGIKLIDMIVSLIPGIG, from the coding sequence ATGAGCACCATCACCCCCACCCGCGCCCCGCACGGGGACCTGCCCAGCGGTCACAAGCCCGAGAAGGCCCGGATCGGCGGCGGGATCTTCGACCCGAAGCAGCTGCTGAAGTCCTTCCCGGACGCGGTGCGCAAGCTGGACCCCCGCGTGATGGTCAAGTCCCCGGTCATGTTCGTGGTGCTGATCGGTTCCGTACTGACCACCGCCCTGGCCATATCCGACCCGGGCAACCTCTTCGGCTGGGCGATCACCGGCTGGCTGTGGCTGACCACGATCTTCGCCAACCTGGCGGAGGCGGTGGCCGAGGGCCGCGGCAAGGCCCAGGCCGACACCCTGCGCAAGGCCAAGACCGACACCGTCGCGCGCCGCCTGAACGGCGCCGTCGAGGAAACCGTGCCCGGCACGGAGCTCCGTATCGGCGACCTCGTGGTCTGCGAGGCCGGGGACATCATCCCCGGCGACGGAGACGTGGTCGAAGGCGTCGCGTCCGTGGACGAATCCGCCATCACCGGTGAATCGGCTCCCGTCATCCGCGAGTCCGGCGGCGACCGCAGTGCCGTCACCGGCGGCACCAAGGTCCTCTCCGACCGCATCGTCATCAAGATCACGACGAAGCCCGGCGAAACCTTCATCGACCGGATGATCGCCCTGGTCGAGGGCGCGGCCCGTCAGAAGACGCCCAACGAGATCGCCCTCAACATCCTTCTCGCGTCCCTCACCATCGTCTTCCTGCTGGCCGTCGTCACCCTCCAGCCCTTCGCGATGTACGCGCACGCCGAGCAGTCGATGATCGTCCTGACCGCCCTGCTGGTCTGCCTGATCCCCACCACCATCGGCGCGTTGCTCTCCGCCATCGGCATCGCCGGCATGGACCGGCTCGTACAGCGCAACGTCCTGGCCATGTCCGGGCGGGCCGTGGAAGCCGCGGGCGACGTCTCCACCCTCCTCCTGGACAAGACGGGCACGATCACCCTCGGCAACCGCCAGGCCTCGGAGTTCGTGCCGGTCAAGGGCACGACGGAAGCCGAACTGGCCGACGCCGCCCAGCTGTCCTCCCTCGCCGACGAAACCCCCGAGGGCCGCTCCATCGTCGTCCTCGCGAAGGAGAAGTACGGCCTGCGCGAACGCCACCAGGGCGAACTGTCACACGCCACCTGGATCGAGTTCACCGCCCAGACCCGCATGTCGGGCGTGGACGTGGACGGCAAGCAGACCCGCAAGGGCGCGACCGGCTCGGTCATCACCTGGGTCAAGGAGCAGGGCGGCACGGTCGCCGAGGACGCCCAAGCACTCACCGACCGGATCTCCGAGGCCGGCGGCACCCCGCTCCTGGTCGCCGTCAAGGACGACAGCGGCGCCCGCGTCCTGGGTGTCATCCACCTCAAGGACGTGGTCAAGGAGGGCATGCGCGAACGCTTCGACGAACTGCGCCGCATGGGCATCAAAACCATCATGATCACCGGCGACAACCCACTCACCGCCAAAGCCATCGCGGAGGAAGCGGGCGTGGACGACTTCCTCGCCGAGGCCACCCCCGAGGACAAGATGGCCCTCATCAAGCGGGAACAGGCCGGCGGCAAGCTCGTCGCCATGACCGGCGACGGTACGAACGACGCGCCCGCCCTCGCCCAGGCGGACGTCGGCGTGGCCATGAACACCGGCACCTCGGCCGCCAAAGAAGCCGGGAACATGGTGGACCTGGACTCCAACCCCACCAAGCTCATCGAAATCGTGGAGATCGGCAAGCAGTTGCTGATCACCCGAGGCGCGCTGACCACCTTCTCCATCGCCAACGACGTCGCCAAGTACTTCGCGATCATCCCGGCCATGTTCGCCGTGGTCTACCCGGGCCTCGACAAGCTCAACATCATGGGCCTGTCCTCGCCCAACTCCGCGATCCTGTCGGCCGTCATCTTCAACGCACTGGTCATCATCGCCCTCGTACCGCTCGCCCTCAAGGGCGTCCAGTACCGGCCGACCAGCGCCGACAAAATGCTCCGCCGCAACCTCACCCTCTACGGACTCGGCGGCCTCATCGCCCCGTTCATCGGCATCAAGCTCATCGACATGATCGTCTCCCTCATCCCCGGAATCGGCTGA
- a CDS encoding PucR family transcriptional regulator — MGTTRSTEVPQEYLEGYVRILGHAAETGRRPGRDELDARRAEGERAAEAGYGLRTLIGAHLAVTRQALAGRIAAHHVLAAVEQAVDAFAEGYERAQRLAVRQEEAARREFIDDLLLGRSDLGRLSARADRFGLHLAQAHSVAVARGPESYEDTGAAIRQVELALAGRFGHRTFLLATKDGQLICVAPGDQDDLLAHFAKYAYAAVAERGLVAIGRPHPGAGGVVTSYEEALNALDLADRLLLEGPVLRSADLLVFPVLARDRAAMADLVATVLGPLQAGRGGAGPLLDTLTAYFDSGCVGAAAARRLNLSVRALTYRLERIHRLTGTDPGDPVQRYTLQTAVIGARLLNWPERPL, encoded by the coding sequence GTGGGTACCACCAGGAGTACGGAGGTCCCCCAGGAGTACCTCGAGGGCTACGTCCGGATCCTCGGACACGCGGCGGAGACCGGCCGCCGCCCCGGCCGCGACGAGCTCGATGCCCGGCGCGCGGAGGGCGAGCGGGCCGCCGAGGCCGGGTACGGGCTGCGCACCCTGATCGGCGCGCACCTGGCCGTGACGCGGCAGGCGCTGGCCGGCCGGATCGCCGCACACCACGTGCTCGCGGCGGTCGAACAGGCCGTCGACGCCTTCGCCGAGGGCTACGAACGGGCCCAGCGGCTCGCGGTCCGCCAAGAGGAGGCGGCCCGCCGGGAGTTCATCGACGACCTGCTCCTCGGGCGCAGCGACCTGGGCCGGCTGAGCGCGCGGGCCGACCGTTTCGGCCTGCACCTGGCACAGGCGCACTCGGTGGCGGTGGCGCGCGGACCCGAGTCGTACGAGGACACAGGCGCGGCCATCCGGCAGGTGGAACTGGCCCTCGCCGGGCGGTTCGGCCACCGTACGTTCCTGCTCGCCACCAAGGACGGCCAGCTGATCTGCGTGGCGCCGGGCGACCAGGACGACCTCCTCGCGCACTTCGCCAAGTACGCGTACGCCGCCGTGGCCGAACGGGGCCTCGTCGCGATCGGCCGCCCCCATCCGGGCGCGGGCGGGGTCGTGACCTCGTACGAGGAGGCCCTGAACGCCCTCGACCTCGCCGACCGCCTCCTCCTCGAGGGCCCGGTGCTGCGCTCCGCCGACCTCCTGGTCTTCCCGGTGCTGGCGCGGGACCGGGCGGCCATGGCCGACCTGGTGGCGACCGTCCTGGGCCCCCTGCAGGCGGGCCGCGGCGGAGCCGGTCCGCTGCTGGACACGCTGACCGCGTACTTCGACTCCGGCTGCGTGGGCGCGGCGGCGGCCCGGCGGCTGAACCTGAGCGTGCGCGCGCTGACGTACCGCCTGGAACGCATCCACCGCCTGACCGGAACGGACCCCGGCGACCCGGTTCAGCGCTACACCCTCCAGACGGCGGTGATCGGGGCCCGGCTGCTGAACTGGCCGGAGCGGCCGCTGTAG
- the kdpC gene encoding potassium-transporting ATPase subunit KdpC, with translation MNNSVGNTVRLIGAGLRALLVLTVLCGVIYPLAVTGIAQAAFHTKANGSEIKDATGKVVGSSLIGQSYGDDLRWFQGRPAAGLGKNTLNTQYELLVSGATNKAADSPELLKAVEEAKAKALLDNTVPGYTPRLSDIPADAVTSSGSGLDPNISPAYADLQIHRVAQRNGLPVAAVEKLVEDHTEGRTLGFMGEPRVNVLELNVALKAIAQK, from the coding sequence ATGAACAACTCTGTCGGAAACACAGTGCGGTTGATCGGCGCCGGCCTGCGAGCCCTGCTCGTCCTGACCGTCCTCTGCGGGGTCATCTACCCGCTCGCCGTCACCGGCATCGCCCAAGCCGCCTTCCACACCAAGGCCAACGGCTCCGAGATCAAGGACGCCACCGGCAAGGTCGTCGGCTCCTCCCTCATCGGCCAGTCGTACGGGGACGACCTGCGCTGGTTCCAGGGCCGCCCGGCGGCGGGCCTGGGGAAGAACACCCTCAACACGCAGTACGAGCTGCTGGTCTCCGGAGCCACCAACAAGGCGGCGGACAGCCCGGAGCTCCTGAAGGCGGTGGAGGAGGCCAAGGCCAAGGCCCTGCTCGACAACACCGTCCCCGGCTACACCCCGCGCCTCTCCGACATCCCTGCGGACGCGGTCACCTCCTCCGGCTCCGGCCTGGACCCGAACATCTCCCCGGCCTACGCGGACCTCCAGATCCACCGCGTCGCACAGCGCAACGGCCTCCCGGTGGCGGCGGTCGAGAAGCTGGTCGAGGACCACACCGAGGGCCGCACGCTCGGCTTCATGGGAGAGCCCCGCGTCAACGTCCTGGAGCTGAACGTGGCGCTGAAGGCCATCGCCCAGAAGTAG
- the kdpF gene encoding K(+)-transporting ATPase subunit F, whose protein sequence is MNAENIVGLLVAVALLGYLVIALVFPERF, encoded by the coding sequence GTGAACGCCGAAAACATCGTCGGTCTGCTGGTCGCCGTGGCGCTGCTGGGTTACCTCGTCATCGCCCTCGTGTTCCCTGAGAGGTTCTGA